AGAAACAAAATGTGAAAATTTATAATAACTAACATATCGGGTGGTTAATCGAAAAAATAAAATAACTAATAAATCGAAGATGTTCATTGTGCAGTAATATTTTCAATAATTTAGTTGCTAATGTTTTATTTTATTAATCATTTGTATTGCCTCCCTTTTAGGGGTGTTAAGAAAGCTAAAAAGAAAGGGATAGAGCATGTCATTGTAGTCGTTCAAAAAAAAAAAGAGCATGTCATTGTTATACCAACTGTGAATTAATTTAATCATAAGAAGCAGCTTTTCATGCAGAATTCGATTATTACAATAAAACAAGTTGTTACTAACCATCAAAACTTTTCGAAATTTGTTTAACCCATAATTCCGAATATTATCCGGATTTCAACTTAGATACACTGTTTCAGAAAAAGTTGGATTAAACATGTATTCACTCCGATTTCTCTTGATTATACAATAGAACTATGAATGAATTGTTATTTTTTTAAAAAAAAACTATGAATGAATTGATCTCTGAGAATAAATACACAATCTTTTAGCAAATATAAAAAGAAATCGGGACTTCTAGCTCTGGTGGTAAAATGCTCACGGCTGTGAATTCCGCCACCTGGATTCGAAACCCGACTATTGGAAAATCTACATGCGGACCGAAAACCGTTCACAGTGAGCCACATGGTGACGCCCTGGCAGTGTCCTTGTTCGCTTCGGTCTCTAGTCTGAACCATCTCGGTAGGGCCAGACACTCGATTATAAAAAAAAAATGTTTCAAAAAAATTGAAAAACAATTAGATTCATAATAGTAAATATAGGAATACAGAGTTTGTTAAGAGATCTTATATCAATGACTAGTGAGTTTGCAATTTACAAGATGGCAATATGTTAATAATTGCTAATTTAGCTGTGTTCTCTTGAGATGACTATTAAATTTTGTCAGATAGTTAATTTGTTTTGTTTTGATTATCTAATTTAGTCTAACCACAAAGTCTTATGTTATATACAATCATCGATTAGACTAGGACAAGCCAAAAAGCCTGAATCACTAGGGTGTTCGTTACGACGTCCAAGTAGATAAATGTGGCAGTATGTAATGACTCATCTAATTAGTTAACTTGCACATTCACGTACATCTTGTATAATCCCAAATGCTTATGTAACGATCATTTTTCTTTCTTACTATGGGAATATCCGTCTTTTCATCTTTGGCACATTTTAAAATGAGTTATTAGCAATTAAATAAACACAATATTAAAAAAAAACTGAAGTTTCATCAAAGTACTTCATATGGTTACATTTACAATATATTAAAACTATATATTAGACTTCTGATTTATTTTAAATTATTAGAGCCATAATTTTAGGAACAATTTGAATTTATGTAATCTTTGGGTCAATCGCTAGTTGGCATCTGAATTATTTGAGTAAAGAGTTTCGAGTCTTGACGCCTCTAATCAGTCACATGGTACTTAACCATGATTAAAGGAAACGACGCCGGCTCCACCATCTTCTCTCTGTATTGGGTTTCCTGTATTGACCATCGTAAACAACTAAAAAATTTTAAAAACCTCTTTAGAATTTTTTTTTTTTCTCTTTAGAAAATTTTGACCTCTGAATACCCATAAACACATGATCAACTACTTTTCTAAATATGCAAACTTAATTAGATTTGTAGAGAAAACCGATAAAATATCACTTTTCTAATTAAAATATTAGATAACACAAATATGCTATTTTTTAAAGTGCTATTATTTTTTGTTAACGATTTTAATTCCATAGATTTTATCAAAAATAAGAAGAGAAATAAACGTTGACTATATCTTCATTCTTAATTTCATTGGTTTTCAAGATAGTATTAATTTTTTTTGCTTTGGCATAATGATGATTTTTGGGTTCTCATGATTTATTCCTCACACAACTAATTTTCTAAATCGAACTCATACAATTAAATTAGGTATGCATATTCGTATATACCCGAGTCACTAAGACCAGAGACATACATATATTTCTGAATATATTTTTCTTGTTCACACACATATATATATATGTGTGTCGGAAACAATTATCTATTTTTTTCAAGTGCTAATGTGTCTATCTTTTTTTCACAAATGGAATTTATTCCAAAGGAGCAAAATAGTTTCAGTACAAGAGCTAACCGAAAATTGAACATTCTCCAAACCCAAAAGTCCACATGAAGGTGGCATCTAGAACCCACACAAGACGACTTGAGCCCACAACACGGGTGACATAAGATAAAACAAAGATTAAACTAGAAATTTCCAGATAAAAATTAAAAAAGAACCTACACATGTGCCTATTTTAAAAATATATTAAATCATGAACTAATATTAAAAAAAAAAATTGTATTAGACAGCAATCTTAAAACTCCTTCTGACAGCTTCACTCGTACATTACAATAAGTTTTTAGTTGTACGGTGAAAAAAGAAAAGAAACAATCAACCCCTCATGACCCATGAGCAATACTTCAACGTACGTTTCAGATCAGATACGGGAACAGCTGAGTCTCGACGTGATTAACCGCTCTTCAGCCATAAAGTAACCAAGACGTGCCTTCGCAGCTATCTCGAGGGAGGGTTTTGTTGTTACTTCGTTTTTTTGTCGACGGTTGGTTAGAACTTAGACTTAGGGTTTATGTGGTGTAACTGATTGAGAAACTCTTATTTCTTATACAGAGGAGGTCTGTGATAAAAAAAAAAGACCTCGTTACTTTTTTGTTTATTAATTGTCGAGGAGAAACTCTTATTTCTTATACAGAGGAGGTCTGTGATAAAAAAAAAAAAGACCTCGTTACTTTTTTGTTTATTAATTGTCGATTTTCTTTATCATAATATTTCTTTTTTTGTTAACACAAATTAACTCAAAAAACAAAAGACAAAGATGAGATCATGTCTTCATTAGAAAATCCGAGACTGCAATTGCCTAATTTGAAGATTAGTTGGACTTTAACCTACATACACTAATAACTAAAAAACAATTAAAACATTCAGAAGAGGTCCTAAAGAAATCAAATTGCAAAAAGAAGAAAAAAGGATCATTCATGTTGGTTTAGATAGTTTTGAGGAAGGATTAAATTAAATAGATCATCGTTCAAGAACTCCCGCAATGGTGCCATATTCTTCATCTTGTCCGGAACATTCTCGTCCAACTTGTTGAACATCATGAGGTGCTGAGATTGAATCCTCGACTTTGACTCTTCCCAATTCTTTGATCCATCTACAACGCATAGCAACGTCTTTGGTGGTCTTTTGTGGAAGCTCTAACGAGATTTTTGCGTAACGTAGACAAGAAGAAACACACGAATCCAGTGGATATCTAGCAAGGGCATTATCCAGAATAGTTTGCTCTTCAGGGGTCCATACCATGGCGATTCCTGTGTTATTTTTCATCTCTGGTTTCTTCAGAGGGATCCTCGAGTTACCGGAGTAGGTACTATGTTGATTCATCTCCTCGTTTGTCCACGAATTATTCGCCATCAAACACACGCTAGAACCTGAAACAAGAAAATTTAAGGAAACAGAATAAAACAAAGCTCAATAGGATTAAGAATATAAAGGAATTCTTCGCTCCTGAGGAATAAAAATAAATAAACAAGTATGGTTAGGAATCACACGCTAGTTTATTGCTCTTGCTATGAAATAATAGGTCTGAGTATTTATCAAGAATTTAGAGCAACAACGTCGGTTCATACTCTCTCAAGGGTTTCTTCCCAATATAATAAAAATATACATTTATTTTCTTATTAAATTTTAAAAAGAATTTTTTTGAGCCAATTGAATTAGGACACTTTGCAACATAGTCTCTACAATTTTGGTGAATTTCTTCGGAGAGTGGCGTCTTTCACTATTTTGTTACGAACCAGATTGTGTATGGCTCATAACCAAGAGATTATGATTTGTAATCTTTCTATTTATCTATGACGGTGTAATCTCCTATATAAGAAACCTCTATGTTATGAATAAAGATAGACTTTTCCATTACTTTTATAACACGTTATCAACACGAAACTCTAAATCCCTAAGCTAATACCCAAATCGAAAAACTCTAAAACTCTAACCCTAGCTGGCGATCCGACGAACCTTAAACCCCGATCGTGTCTCTTCTTCCCGCATCTGTTCCAGCTCGCGTCCCCGATCAGCTTCAGCCCAAGGCGTTCCTGATCCTAGCTCAGACGTTCGCGATCCGAGAGCAGCTCCAGCACGCGACCTCTTCCTCGTTCGCGACAACATCAGACAGCTCGCGTCCGACGATCAAGGCGTTCCCGATCAAGCAACAAAGGACGTCCGCGACTCGATCCATTCCAGCTCGCGTCCCGATCGTGTCCAGCTCGCGGCTCAACTCCTTTGGTGGTCTGATTCAACAATCATCTAAGGTTAAAAGGTAATTCAAAACCTAAGAACCCATAATCGAACATGGATTGATTGATAAGGAATGAAACCCTAAAACCCTAATCTTTATGAATCAAAACCATAGGATAATAGATCAAAAATCCTAATTGAGTAAATCGAAGCTCTAAAAGTTCGATACCCCAAACCCTAAATCATGTTCCTACATGATTAAAACCCCAAATCGGTTTTTACAAGTTAAAATCCGATAAACCCTAACCCTATATCTATAAACCCTAAATAATATAAGTATCAGAATTAATTATACTATAATTATCAAATCACATATTAAAACTCTAATCGAATATTTTGAAATCAAAACTGTTTTCNNNNNNNNNNNNNNNNNNNNNNNNNNNNNNNNNNNNNNNNNNNNNNNNNNNNNNNNNNNNNNNNNNNNNNNNNNNNNNNNNNNNNNNNNNNNNNNNNNNNNNNNNNNNNNNNNNNNNNNNNNNNNNNNNNNNNNNNNNNNNNNNNNNNNNNNNNNNNNNNNNNNNNNNNNNNNNNNNNNNNNNNNNNNNNNNNNNNNNNNNNNNNNNNNNNNNNNNNNNNNNNNNNNNNNNNNNNNNNNNNNNNNNNNNNNNNNNNNNNNNNNNNNNNNNNNNNNNNNNNNNNNNNNNNNNNNNNNNNNNNNNNNNNNNNNNNNNNNNNNNNNNNNNNNNNNNNNNNNNNNNNNNNNNNNNNNNNNNNNNNNNNNNNNNNNNNNNNNNNNNNNNNNNNNNNNNNNNNNNNNNNNNNNNNNNNNNNNNNNNNNNNNNNNNNNNNNNNNNNNNNNNNNNNNNNNNNNNNNNNNNNNNNNNNNNNNNNNNNNNNNNNNNNNNNNNNNNNNNNNNNNNNNNNNNNNNNNNNNNNNNNNNNNNNNNNNNNNNNNNNNNNNNNNNNNNNNNNNNNNNNNNNNNNNNNNNNNNNNNNNNNNNNNNNNNNNNNNNNNNNNNNNNNNNNNNNNNNNNNNNNNNNNNNNNNNNNNNNNNNNNNNNNNNNNNNNNNNNNNNNNNNNNNNNNNNNNNNNNNNNNNNNNNNNNNNNNNNNNNNNNNNNNNNNNNNNNNNNNNNNNNNNNNNNNNNNNNNNNNNNNNNNNNNNNNNNNNNNNNNNNNNNNNNNNNNNNNNNNNNNNNNNNNNNNNNNNNNNNNNNNNNNNNNNNNNNNNNNNNNNNNNNNNNNNNNNNNNNNNNNNNNNNNNNNNNNNNNNNNNNNNNNNNNNNNNNNNNNNNNNNNNNNNNNNNNNNNNNNNNNNNNNNNNNNNNNNNNNNNNNNNNNNNNNNNNNNNNNNNNNNNNNNNNNNNNNNNNNNNNNNNNNNNNNNNNNNNNNNNNNNNNNNNNNNNNNNNNNNNNNNNNNNNNNNNNNNNNNNNNNNNNNNNNNNNNNNNNNNNNNNNNNNNNNNNNNNNNNNNNNNNNNNNNNNNNNNNNNNNNNNNNNNNNNNNNNNNNNNNNNNNNNNNNNNNNNNNNNNNNNNNNNNNNNNNNNNNNNNNNNNNNNNNNNNNNNNNNNNNNNNNNNNNNNNNNNNNNNNNNNNNNNNNNNNNNNNNNNNNNNNNNNNNNNNNNNNNNNNNNNNNNNNNNNNNNNNNNNNNNNNNNNNNNNNNNNNNNNNNNNNNNNNNNNNNNNNNNNNNNNNNNNNNNNNNNNNNNNNNNNNNNNNNNNNNNNNNNNNNNNNNNNNNNNNNNNNNNNNNNNNNNNNNNNNNNNNNNNNNNNNNNNNNNNNNNNNNNNNNNNNNNNNNNNNNNNNNNNNNNNNNNNNNNNNNNNNNNNNNNNNNNNNNNNNNNNNNNNNNNNNNNNNNNNNNNNNNNNNNNNNNNNNNNNNNNNNNNNNNNNNNNNNNNNNNNNNNNNNNNNNNNNNNNNNNNNNNNNNNNNNNNNNNNNNNNNNNNNNNNNNNNNNNNNNNNNNNNNNNNNNNNNNNNNNNNNNNNNNNNNN
This sequence is a window from Brassica oleracea var. oleracea cultivar TO1000 chromosome C1, BOL, whole genome shotgun sequence. Protein-coding genes within it:
- the LOC106329521 gene encoding uncharacterized protein LOC106329521; the protein is MANNSWTNEEMNQHSTYSGNSRIPLKKPEMKNNTGIAMVWTPEEQTILDNALARYPLDSCVSSCLRYAKISLELPQKTTKDVAMRCRWIKELGRVKVEDSISAPHDVQQVGRECSGQDEEYGTIAGVLER